Proteins from one Mobula birostris isolate sMobBir1 chromosome 10, sMobBir1.hap1, whole genome shotgun sequence genomic window:
- the kctd12b gene encoding BTB/POZ domain-containing protein KCTD12b, producing the protein MALPDNASSTMASEEAPFPEIVELNVGGQVYITRYSTLLSVPDSLLSQMFGRKNGLGLARDGKGRFFIDRDGFLFRYILDYMRDQQLVLPDHFPERSRLQREAEYFALPELVKALTPKLSKQNSINDDACPSDPEDASPNTDAVRSLAAATATAGAGSSDRRMGFITIGYRGSYTLGRDSQTDAKFRRVARIMVCGKTALAKEVFGETLNESRDPDRPPERYTSRYYLKFTFLEQAFDKLAEAGFHMVSCNSTGTCAFAHEQTDDKIWTSYTEYVFYRE; encoded by the coding sequence ATGGCTCTGCCGGATAACGCCAGTTCCACCATGGCCAGCGAAGAGGCTCCTTTCCCCGAGATCGTGGAGCTGAACGTAGGCGGGCAGGTGTACATCACCCGCTACTCCACCCTGCTCAGCGTGCCTGACTCCCTGCTGTCGCAGATGTTCGGCCGCAAAAATGGCCTGGGACTGGCCAGGGACGGCAAAGGACGCTTTTTCATCGACCGCGACGGGTTTCTCTTCCGCTACATTCTGGATTACATGCGGGACCAACAGCTAGTGCTGCCCGACCACTTCCCGGAGAGGAGCCGGCTGCAGCGGGAGGCCGAGTACTTCGCGCTGCCCGAACTGGTCAAGGCGCTGACCCCCAAACTCAGCAAACAGAACTCCATCAACGATGACGCCTGCCCCAGCGACCCCGAGGACGCTTCCCCCAACACGGACGCTGTGCGCAGCCTGGCTGCGGCCACGGCGACCGCCGGCGCTGGCAGCAGCGACAGGAGGATGGGCTTCATCACCATCGGCTACCGGGGCTCGTACACGCTGGGCAGGGACAGCCAAACGGATGCCAAGTTCAGGAGGGTGGCCAGAATCATGGTATGTGGCAAGACGGCGCTGGCAAAGGAGGTGTTCGGGGAGACGCTGAACGAGAGCAGGGACCCGGACCGTCCTCCTGAGCGCTACACATCTCGCTACTACCTCAAGTTTACTTTCCTAGAGCAGGCGTTTGATAAATTGGCCGAAGCTGGCTTCCACATGGTGTCGTGCAACTCGACGGGCACCTGCGCCTTCGCTCACGAGCAGACCGACGACAAGATATGGACCAGCTACACCGAATATGTTTTCTACCGTGAGTGA